The genomic window AGGCGTATAAACGCCGTCTTACAGAACTCTTACACGCCGTGTGAAGCACCTCACAGCCGGGCTACCCCCACAGATGGTGGTACAGGCGCGTACCCGACGGCGCTTACCCTCCTCAGCATGAAGCGAACGGCTGGCTTCTCCATGGTCGAGCTCCTGGTGGCCGTCGCCATCGCCGGGGTGCTCCTCGGCGTCGGCGTCGTCGTCTTCAGGCCCGGCCACAACGCGGTGAACCAGGCCGCGAGGGTGCTCGCCGGCGCGGTCACCGAGGCGCGCTTCGAGGCGGTCAAGAGCAACAGGACCGCCTACTTCGTGGTCAGCACGAGCGGGGACGGCGGCTACGGCATCTGCGTCGACGAGAACGAGGACGGCAGCTGCACGTCGAGCGAGTACAAGAAGCAGGTCGAGTTCGGGACCGGCGACTTCGCCAGGGCCACGCTCTCCGCCACGAACCTCACGGGCAACCGCGTGCGGTTCGACAGCCGCGGCGTGCCGCTCGACGCCGTGGCCGGCAAGACCATGACCGTCACCGAGCGGGGCGGCACCT from Trueperaceae bacterium includes these protein-coding regions:
- a CDS encoding GspH/FimT family pseudopilin, which translates into the protein MKRTAGFSMVELLVAVAIAGVLLGVGVVVFRPGHNAVNQAARVLAGAVTEARFEAVKSNRTAYFVVSTSGDGGYGICVDENEDGSCTSSEYKKQVEFGTGDFARATLSATNLTGNRVRFDSRGVPLDAVAGKTMTVTERGGTYAKTVVLSSTGRTEVR